In Eleutherodactylus coqui strain aEleCoq1 chromosome 11, aEleCoq1.hap1, whole genome shotgun sequence, a single window of DNA contains:
- the EXOC3L1 gene encoding exocyst complex component 3-like protein, whose protein sequence is MSAEDETLALEKAESLARGAALKWASGVFCRPDQLKHLGQYRRRETQRNNSIQSRLKSALQSYLEGVDHGVAQLQVAFSEVRHVQQALREVQEIWWEGEGSLTKLQPISQLVMEHVQLSVAIQSLPYIYAVPKQIAETQELLESRHLLEAHVHLRELESLRDDVLYRLQKFRPSLDSTDDQPNTEAADLVQRFFAGVQGLSEDLGRTLSSLATSALEVARSDPSLLVSAIRIIEREEILDVEEFRGPVQQPWKPPGRPKHWREHFFQALEKGVWDRVMEPRLLWENLSAADIAKHLKELQGRVVEELQAMCFVLVPCVPPHYDLPRGVAFMCHQGIARHLRDILSHDLPHPALYHVLDWVTTVYTSEHMMGHPNFSSEIDVSELGPLIPPEMLEEQLNRYTRSIRACLSQWIHKALEVEFSDWLRDQEPDKDQDGFYLTTFQQIVMQMLMENVQLAAALGESLENRVKNAVLYEMQNCLVWLREALVKYGIEHMKDRTYPTYYTQYLLAIINGCCALSSTISHLQPEDSGSPVFRKASPCLQTSLDKTQRKACHLLLDELQTELQPLFRDIPSRPWLTGSDYVRFICDKIEDFSQYLCKARAPACQYLLAQTERMVAIEYVRALMCSKFVCRSPAERQQLAHRMALDAEELSTALHTVGLEESPLCVSLIHSIQELFALKEPSLLSLEVSGLMTAFPDVSEDHVLALLELRGDVTRDLRHTVLSTMHRQALTLPDDYRTIFISIPVPAPAPSFCLHPSSCA, encoded by the exons ATGTCTGCAGAAG ATGAGACTTTGGCCCTTGAGAAGGCAGAGAGTTTGGCACGAGGGGCAGCTCTAAAATGGGCTTCGGGTGTTTTCTGTCGTCCTGACCAGTTGAAGCACCTAGGCCAGTATCGGAGGCGGGAGACGCAGCGTAATAACTCCATACAGTCCCGGCTGAAG TCTGCACTGCAGTCATATCTAGAAGGGGTGGACCATGGCGTGGCACAGCTTCAAGTGGCGTTCTCAGAGGTTCGTCATGTCCAGCAGGCCCTGCGGGAGGTGCAGGAGATCTGGTGGGAGGGTGAAGGGTCTCTCACCAAACTACAACCCATTTCCCAGCTGGTGATGGAGCACGTCCAGCTCTCTGTGGCGATACAGAGCCTTCCTTACATCTACGCCG TTCCAAAGCAGATTGCTGAGACCCAGGAGCTTCTTGAGAGCCGACATCTTCTGGAGGCCCACGTTCACCTCCGAGAACTGGAAAGTCTTAGAGACGATGTTCTGTACAGGTTGCAGAAGTTTCGACCCTCGCTGGATTCCACTGATGATCAACCCAATACAGAAGCGGCAGATTTAGTCCAGCGTTTTTTTGCAGGTGTCCAGGGTCTTAGTGAAGACCTGGGCCGTACACTGTCCTCCCTGGCCACATCTGCCTTGGAGGTAGCCCGCTCTGACCCTTCTCTCTTAGTCTCCGCCATCCGTATTATTGAACGAGAAGAAATCCTGGATGTCGAAGAGTTCAGAGGTCCCGTGCAGCAGCCCTGGAAGCCACCGGGACGACCCAAACACTGGAGAGAGCACTTCTTCCAAGCTCTGGAGAAAGGCGTCTGGGACAGAGTCATGGAGCCCAGGTTGCTCTGGGAAAACCTCAGTGCTGCAGATATAGCGAAGCATTTAAAGGAACTTCAAGGTCGAGTGGTGGAAGAACTCCAGGCGATGTGCTTCGTTCTGGTACCTTGTGTCCCGCCACACTATGACCTGCCTCGAGGTGTGGCCTTCATGTGTCACCAGGGCATTGCTCGCCATCTTCGTGATATCCTGAGTCATGACCTTCCTCACCCTGCCCTGTACCATGTACTAGACTGGGTGACGACTGTTTATACCAG TGAACATATGATGGGACACCCAAACTTCTCATCGGAGATTGATGTTTCTGAACTTGGACCCCTCATACCCCCAGAGATGCTGGAGGAACAGCTGAATCGTTACACTCGTAGTATCCGG GCCTGCCTTAGTCAGTGGATACACAAGGCGTTAGAAGTGGAGTTCTCTGACTGGCTGAGGGATCAGGAGCCGGATAAGGACCAGGACGGCTTCTATTTGACGACTTTCCAGCAGATCGTTATGCAG ATGCTGATGGAAAACGTGCAGTTGGCGGCGGCTCTGGGGGAAAGTCTGGAGAATCGGGTGAAGAACGCCGTGCTCTATGAGATGCAGAATTGTCTGGTCTG GCTGCGAGAGGCGCTGGTGAAATATGGTATAGAGCACATGAAGGACAGGACTTATCCCACTTACTACACACAATACTTGCTGGCGATTATTAATGGATGCTGTGCCTTAAG CTCTACAATCTCACACCTGCAGCCGGAGGATTCTGggagtcctgtgttcagaaaagcATCACCCTGCTTACAGACATCATTGGACAAAACCCAGAGGAAGGCCTGTCATCTGCTCCTGGATGAGCTGCAGACCGAACTCCAG CCTCTCTTCAGGGACATCCCTTCTCGGCCCTGGCTTACAGGCTCTGATTATGTGCGTTTCATATGTGACAAGATAGAGGACTTCAGCCAATACCTGTGCAAGGCCAGAGCGCCAGCGTGCCAG TACCTGCTGGCCCAGACTGAGAGGATGGTGGCCATTGAATACGTGCGGGCCCTCATGTGCAGCAAGTTTGTATGCCGAAGCCCTGCGGAGAGACAGCAGTTGGCCCACAGGATGGCGCTGGACGCAGAAGAGCTGAGCACAGCGCTGCACACCGTG GGTCTGGAGGAGTCGCCGCTCTGCGTTTCCCTCATTCACTCCATCCAGGAACTTTTTGCCCTGAAGGAGCCCTCGCTGCTCAGCCTGGAGGTGTCTGGACTGATGACGGCGTTCCCGGATGTCAG TGAGGATCACGTATTGGCGCTCCTGGAGCTGCGGGGTGATGTGACCCGGGATCTCCGTCACACTGTCCTCAGCACTATGCACCGTCAAGCTCTGACACTTCCAGATGACTACCGGACCATTTTTATTAGTATTCCTGTGCCTGCACCAGCGCCCTCGTTCTGCCTTCACCCCAGCTCATGTGCCTGA